The genomic DNA CCGCAGCGCGGTTAGAATCGAAGGCAGCGAACCGTCGGAAAATTGCACGTCGACGACGTTGCCCAGTACCTGGCTGATGTTCCCTTGCTGTGTGTCGCTCATATCCAGCCGTCTTCCCGTGTGATCTTGAATCGTGAGTCTAGCCGCGCAGCGCCTCAGCGCCGCCGACGATGTCCATCAGTTCTCTGGTGATCTGCGACTGCCGCGCGCGGTTCATCTCGAGCGTCAATGTGTTGATCATCTCAATTGCGTTGTTGGTCGCATTGTCCATCGCCGTCATCTTCGCGCCGTACTCCGACGCTTCGGCTTCCAGCAACCCATGAAATACCGCGGCTTCCAGGTAGCTCTTCACCACCACCGGAACCAACTCTTGAGGGCTCGGTTCGATCAGATAGTCGACCGCCGCGGGCGCTTCATCCGCCGTGCCTCTCTCGGGCGGCGTCACCGGTAGCAATCGCTCGTACACGGGTTTCTGGGTCAGTGCGGAGTGAAACCGAGTGTAAACAATCGACGCTTCGGAAATGGCCCCGGATTGGAAATCCGCGAGCATGCGTCCGGCAATCAAGCGAGCCAGTTCTACAGTCGCCAACCGCGGCAAGTTGTTGGTGCTCTCCAGCGCGATGGGCGCGTTGGTGCGTTTGTAGTGATCTACCGCTTTCTTGCCGACGGCGTAGTAGCGAACCTCGAGGCCATCGCGTTCGAGATTGCGGCGCACCTGCTCGCCCTCACGGATTACGTTGGTGTTATAACCGCCGCACAGACCCCGGTCGGCCGCAATCACGACAACCAGCGCAGACTTCTTTGCATCTTCGGCCGGTGCAATGTCCACCCCTTCGGCGTTGAGGAGCGAATCTGCCACCCGCGCCAGGGCCTCGCTGTACGGCCGCGCGGCAATCAGCGCCTCCTGCGCGCGGCGCAGACGCGCCGCCGCGACCAGCTTCATCGCGCGCGTGATCTGCTCGGTCGATTGAACCGAAGCGATCCGGCGTCGGATTGCCTTGAGCGTGGCCATCGGCCATCCGGCTAGGCGGGCATCGCCCCCTTGAGGTGTTCTGCCTCGAATTGCTTCAGGAAGTCTCCGATCGCCGCGCGCAGCTTCTTGCGGAGATCATCGCCCAGCTCGCGCTTGGTGATGATCTCGTTCAGCAGGTCAGCATGGCGCGCATCGAAATACCCGTACAGTCCTTTTTCGAACGGGCGGACCTGCGCAATTTCGAGCTTGTCGAGAAAGCCTTCGTTCCCGGTAAACACGATCAGGACCTCTTTCGCGGTGGAAACCGGTTCGTACTGATCCTGCTTGAGTACTTCCGTGAGGCGCGCGCCACGGTTCAGCAGGCGCTGGCTCGAGGCGTCCAGTTCCGAGCCGAACTGTGCAAACGCAGCCATCTCGCGATATTGCGCGAGGTCCAGCTTCATCGTGGCGCCGGCCTGTTTCATCGCCTTGATCGCGGCGGTGAATCCGACGCGCGAAACCGACAGGCCGACATTTATCGCGGGACGGACGTTGGAGTTGAATAAGTCGAGGTCCAGAAAGATCTGCCCGTCGGTGATCGAAATGACGTTGGTCGGAATGTACGCGGAAATATCGCCGGCCTGGGTTTCGATAATCGGCAGCGCGGTCAGCGAACCCGAGCCCGCCTCTTCGCTCATCTTCGCCGCGCGCTCCAGCAGCCGCGAGTGCAGGTAGAAGACATCGCCCGGATACGCCTCGCGACCAGGCGGGCGGCGCAGCAGCAGCGCCAGCTGCCGGTACGCGGTCGCATGCTTGCTCAGATCGTCGTAGATGATGAGCGCGTCCTTACCGTTGTCGCGAAAATGCTCGCCGATGGTGCATCCGGTGTAGGGCGCGATGTACTGGAGCGGCGCCGCCTCCGAGGCGGTTGCGGCCACCACCAGCGTATATTCCATCGCGCCGTGGCGGTTGAGCTTCTCAACCAGCTGCGCCACCGTGGAACGCTTCTGGCCAATCGCGACGTAGATGCACTGCACGCCCTGGCCCTTCTGATTGATGATGGTATCGAGGGTGATCTGAGTCTTGCCGGTCTGCTTGTCGCCGATAATCAACTCGCGCTGCCCACGCCCGATCGCGCAGGTGGCGTCGATGGCCTTGATGCCGGTTTGCAGCGGCTGTTTGACGCTCTGTCGCCGGATGATTCCGGGCGCCTTCAGCTCGATCCGGCGGGATTCCGACGATTTTATGGGACCCTTGTCGTCGATCGGCTGACCCAGCGAGTTAACCACCCTGCCCAGCATCGCGTCGCCAACCGGCACTTCCACGATGCGCCCCGTGCGCTTGACCTCGTCGCCCTCGCTGATGGCCTGCGGGTCGCCGAACAAGGCAGCGGCGACGTTGTCCTCTTCGAGGTTCAGCACCATCCCGTAGACCTGGTGAGGGAACTCAAGCAACTCGCTCGACGCCGCATTCTGCAGCCCGTAGATGCGGGCGATGCCGTCGCCGCAGGACAGCACGCGGCCGGTCTCGCGGACCGCGATCGAGCCTTCGAAGCCCTTGATTTCGTTCTTGAGTATCTCGCTGATTTCCGATGGTCGAATGTCCGCCATAAATTCCTGCTCAGGCTTGGCCCGCAAGTTTCAGCTGCGCTTCCTGAAGCCGCCCTGCGAGGCTGCCGTCGTATGTCTTGCCGGCGAGTTCGGCAACCACGCCGCCCAGCAATTCCTTGTCGACCTTGATGGTCGGGATGATCTTCTTTTTGGCTATGGCTTCTAAGCCGGCCAGGACCCGCGCCTGTTCCTCGTCCGATGGCTCCACGGCGAAGGTCAGCGTCGCGCGCTCCCGCCCGAGCATTTCATCAACCAGTTCGCGGTATGCATCGGCGATGGCACTGACCTCGGCGATTCGGCCATGACGTGCGATCACCACCGCCAGCGATCGGAGCGGGAAGCTCAAATTCAGGCGCTCGGCGATTTTTGCCATCGCCTCCTGGCGCGCGGTGTTGCTTAGCTCCGGCGAAGCGAGGCGCGCTTCAAGTTCGGGCGAATCCACGATCGCGGCCAGGCGCTCGAGTTCGCTGCCCCAACTCTCTACCTGCCCCTTCTCCGCCAGTTCGATCAGAGCGCGCGCGTAGCGTTTGGCGACTCGGGTAGCTCTCATCGCTGCGCCTCAAGTCCGAGCCGGTTCATGAAGCCTTCGAGGAGCCGGCTTTGGTCGGCGGCCTGGAAATGGCGGGCAATCAGCTCGCGCGCGAGTTGCGCCGCGGCCGACGCCAGATTCTCGCGCACGCGCCG from Candidatus Binataceae bacterium includes the following:
- the atpG gene encoding ATP synthase F1 subunit gamma, whose translation is MATLKAIRRRIASVQSTEQITRAMKLVAAARLRRAQEALIAARPYSEALARVADSLLNAEGVDIAPAEDAKKSALVVVIAADRGLCGGYNTNVIREGEQVRRNLERDGLEVRYYAVGKKAVDHYKRTNAPIALESTNNLPRLATVELARLIAGRMLADFQSGAISEASIVYTRFHSALTQKPVYERLLPVTPPERGTADEAPAAVDYLIEPSPQELVPVVVKSYLEAAVFHGLLEAEASEYGAKMTAMDNATNNAIEMINTLTLEMNRARQSQITRELMDIVGGAEALRG
- the atpH gene encoding ATP synthase F1 subunit delta, with the translated sequence MRATRVAKRYARALIELAEKGQVESWGSELERLAAIVDSPELEARLASPELSNTARQEAMAKIAERLNLSFPLRSLAVVIARHGRIAEVSAIADAYRELVDEMLGRERATLTFAVEPSDEEQARVLAGLEAIAKKKIIPTIKVDKELLGGVVAELAGKTYDGSLAGRLQEAQLKLAGQA
- the atpA gene encoding F0F1 ATP synthase subunit alpha → MADIRPSEISEILKNEIKGFEGSIAVRETGRVLSCGDGIARIYGLQNAASSELLEFPHQVYGMVLNLEEDNVAAALFGDPQAISEGDEVKRTGRIVEVPVGDAMLGRVVNSLGQPIDDKGPIKSSESRRIELKAPGIIRRQSVKQPLQTGIKAIDATCAIGRGQRELIIGDKQTGKTQITLDTIINQKGQGVQCIYVAIGQKRSTVAQLVEKLNRHGAMEYTLVVAATASEAAPLQYIAPYTGCTIGEHFRDNGKDALIIYDDLSKHATAYRQLALLLRRPPGREAYPGDVFYLHSRLLERAAKMSEEAGSGSLTALPIIETQAGDISAYIPTNVISITDGQIFLDLDLFNSNVRPAINVGLSVSRVGFTAAIKAMKQAGATMKLDLAQYREMAAFAQFGSELDASSQRLLNRGARLTEVLKQDQYEPVSTAKEVLIVFTGNEGFLDKLEIAQVRPFEKGLYGYFDARHADLLNEIITKRELGDDLRKKLRAAIGDFLKQFEAEHLKGAMPA